The Maylandia zebra isolate NMK-2024a linkage group LG7, Mzebra_GT3a, whole genome shotgun sequence genome contains a region encoding:
- the ier5l gene encoding immediate early response gene 5-like protein — protein MISTMECAVDAQSLISISLMKIHNSRTQRGGIKLHKNLLVSYVLRNARQVYIKEKYAEIYRMQQYEEVMTVCNEIQELNPLDLEAEDAEDEEQARTACCAEEASACGSPCHRGAAHCRAAGTVAGCSLLEDGCKEPEPSYYRSCCMEAPPAPLCEQCPANSSAHCNKTTVLDLDTHVVTTVENGYLHQDCCCDALQCGQSAQSPAKKRKVEFGCCASDAEEAPDFTAVRKRAKREDCSYSAPDYTDTSNISNLISIFGSGFSGLLSRQADLEQICSKQALASLGAWTRAIVAF, from the coding sequence ATGATCAGCACCATGGAGTGCGCCGTGGACGCGCAGAGCCTGATCTCCATTTCCTTAATGAAGATCCACAACTCCAGGACGCAGAGAGGAGGAATCAAGCTGCACAAAAACCTGCTGGTCTCCTACGTGCTGAGGAACGCCAGGCAGGTCTACATCAAAGAGAAGTACGCGGAGATCTACAGGATGCAGCAGTACGAGGAGGTGATGACTGTCTGCAATGAGATCCAGGAGCTCAACCCGCTGGATCTGGAGGCGGAGGACGCGGAGGACGAGGAGCAGGCGCGGACTGCTTGCTGCGCAGAGGAGGCGAGCGCGTGCGGCTCTCCGTGCCACAGAGGCGCGGCGCATTGCCGGGCGGCGGGTACTGTGGCCGGCTGCTCCCTGTTGGAGGACGGCTGCAAAGAGCCGGAGCCCTCCTATTACCGCAGCTGCTGCATGGAGGCGCCCCCCGCGCCGCTCTGCGAGCAGTGTCCCGCAAACAGCAGCGCGCACTGCAACAAGACCACGGTGTTGGACCTGGACACGCATGTGGTGACCACGGTGGAGAACGGCTACCTCCACCAGGACTGCTGCTGCGACGCGCTCCAGTGCGGCCAGAGCGCGCAGTCCCCAGCCAAGAAGCGGAAGGTGGAGTTCGGCTGCTGCGCGTCGGACGCGGAGGAAGCGCCGGACTTCACGGCGGTTCGCAAACGGGCCAAACGCGAGGACTGCTCCTACTCTGCCCCGGACTATACAGACACTTCCAACATCTCCAATCTGATCTCCATCTTCGGCTCGGGGTTTTCGGGGCTGCTGAGCAGGCAGGCGGACTTGGAGCAGATCTGTAGCAAGCAAGCCCTAGCCAGCCTCGGAGCGTGGACCCGAGCCATCGTCGCGTTTTGA